A section of the Chryseobacterium ginsenosidimutans genome encodes:
- the msrA gene encoding peptide-methionine (S)-S-oxide reductase MsrA encodes MDNNNLEQITFGGGCFWCVESCFNMLKGVKSAISGYSGGQKDNPTYEEVCTGETGHAEVVQITYDPAIISYEQLMDVFFFLHDPTQLNRQGNDIGTQYRSVIYYKDDAEKAKAEESIKVSQESGRWAGTYVTEVTKFEKFWAAEQYHQGYYNENPTQPYCSAVVGPKIQKFKKHFGELGMLNEE; translated from the coding sequence ATGGATAACAATAATTTAGAACAGATCACTTTCGGAGGCGGATGTTTTTGGTGCGTGGAAAGCTGTTTCAATATGCTGAAAGGTGTGAAATCTGCAATTTCAGGATATTCAGGAGGTCAAAAAGACAATCCGACCTATGAAGAAGTCTGCACAGGAGAAACCGGTCATGCAGAAGTTGTACAGATCACTTATGATCCCGCAATTATTTCTTATGAACAATTGATGGATGTCTTCTTTTTCCTTCACGATCCTACGCAATTAAACAGACAGGGGAATGACATCGGAACACAATACCGTTCGGTAATTTATTATAAAGATGATGCTGAAAAAGCTAAGGCAGAAGAATCCATCAAAGTATCTCAGGAATCAGGAAGATGGGCAGGAACTTATGTGACAGAAGTAACAAAATTCGAGAAATTCTGGGCTGCCGAACAATATCATCAGGGATATTATAATGAAAACCCTACACAGCCTTATTGCAGTGCCGTTGTTGGTCCAAAAATTCAGAAATTCAAAAAACATTTCGGTGAACTGGGAATGTTGAATGAGGAATAA
- a CDS encoding RagB/SusD family nutrient uptake outer membrane protein, whose protein sequence is MKSKFLNINKIVLSIAVMSLMGCTNLDEKLLDEVPSSIAADPEASLAAAYGQLGDGTFVDHGSVFALQEYSTDEAILPTRGSDWGDGGKWRAMHEFTWDANNDVVKTTFNQLTLGITKSLTAIGSINQSNISNKSLFLAEAKALLDYYTYTTIDLFGQAPYRDPNNLNAPIEIRKAETTIDALITDVEGLIPNLADIKTQNTHAGRFTKQAAYALLADMYLNRAVLKNKTASNFNFLEQAINGGGTDMDKVIQYSNLLINNSLFSLESNYFHNFDINNDNSKELIFTIVQKKNSLRNADNDLAYMSMERIQKPSPDNRGTNANCITPEFYYSWNGNFDDPRFKRTYQYEDGTWFRNDGTDVSVPSTSKVEGTGKPWFHFNRGLQVGQQYGPKLLANGNFDMTSDGRIKVYKLFTEKATTVAADFTPELNFDNPSEAVFTQVQINRGVRNFKFEFDPGYGNNGTSGMDVPLYRLGTIYMMRAEAYFRSTNVTAALADVNKLRTSRTNDALHNNAPGVALTSLDANTLFKESGYELYWEMYRRKAMIRFGKFDLPGTAKPASQPYRRIFPIPQATLDASKEFSQNPGY, encoded by the coding sequence ATGAAATCAAAATTTTTAAATATTAATAAAATCGTTTTATCCATTGCGGTGATGTCTTTAATGGGATGTACAAATTTGGATGAAAAATTACTTGATGAGGTTCCTAGCTCTATAGCGGCAGATCCTGAAGCTTCTTTGGCAGCAGCTTACGGACAGCTTGGTGACGGAACTTTTGTAGATCACGGAAGTGTTTTCGCTTTACAGGAATATTCTACTGACGAAGCAATCTTACCAACGAGAGGGAGTGACTGGGGAGATGGTGGAAAATGGAGAGCCATGCACGAGTTTACTTGGGATGCAAATAATGACGTTGTGAAGACAACTTTCAATCAATTAACATTAGGAATTACAAAATCTTTAACCGCAATTGGAAGTATCAATCAGAGTAATATTAGCAACAAATCTTTATTCTTAGCTGAAGCAAAAGCATTGTTGGATTATTATACCTATACAACAATTGATTTGTTTGGACAGGCTCCTTACAGAGATCCGAATAACTTAAATGCACCAATTGAGATCAGAAAAGCCGAAACTACAATTGATGCTTTAATTACGGATGTTGAAGGGCTTATTCCAAACTTAGCAGATATTAAAACTCAGAATACGCATGCAGGAAGATTCACGAAACAGGCAGCTTATGCGTTGTTGGCAGATATGTATCTGAACAGAGCGGTTCTAAAAAACAAAACAGCAAGTAATTTTAATTTTCTGGAACAAGCTATAAATGGAGGAGGAACTGATATGGATAAGGTAATTCAATATTCTAATTTATTGATTAACAATTCTCTTTTCAGTTTAGAATCAAATTATTTCCACAATTTTGATATCAATAATGACAATAGTAAAGAGCTGATTTTTACAATCGTTCAAAAGAAAAATTCGCTTAGAAATGCGGATAATGATTTAGCATACATGTCGATGGAGAGAATCCAGAAACCTTCTCCTGATAACAGAGGAACAAACGCAAATTGTATCACTCCTGAATTCTATTACTCTTGGAACGGGAATTTCGACGATCCCCGTTTCAAAAGAACCTATCAGTATGAAGACGGAACTTGGTTCAGAAATGACGGAACAGACGTAAGTGTACCATCAACAAGTAAAGTGGAAGGAACAGGAAAACCTTGGTTCCATTTCAACAGAGGACTTCAGGTTGGTCAGCAATATGGTCCTAAACTTCTTGCGAACGGAAATTTTGATATGACTTCAGACGGAAGGATTAAAGTTTACAAATTATTCACTGAAAAGGCGACAACAGTTGCTGCAGATTTTACCCCTGAACTGAATTTTGATAATCCTTCAGAAGCGGTGTTTACTCAGGTTCAAATCAACAGAGGAGTAAGAAACTTCAAGTTTGAATTTGATCCGGGTTACGGAAACAACGGAACAAGCGGAATGGATGTGCCATTGTACAGACTGGGAACAATCTATATGATGAGAGCAGAAGCGTATTTCAGAAGTACAAATGTAACGGCTGCTTTGGCTGATGTTAATAAACTGAGAACAAGCAGGACTAACGATGCTTTACATAATAATGCTCCCGGTGTTGCACTTACTTCTTTGGATGCGAATACTTTATTTAAAGAGTCAGGTTATGAATTGTATTGGGAAATGTACAGGAGAAAAGCGATGATAAGATTCGGTAAGTTTGATCTTCCGGGAACTGCAAAACCGGCTTCTCAACCTTACAGAAGAATTTTCCCAATTCCTCAGGCGACGCTTGATGCTTCGAAGGAGTTCTCACAAAATCCGGGATATTAA
- a CDS encoding SusC/RagA family TonB-linked outer membrane protein — MYHKINFFKFKKLIPIALIFLVANQAHAEEFSTHYSVSLKVNETITGNVTDQDGSTVEGAKVTIIETGATTTTDASGNFTISANIGQTLSISYDGYEIQKTKITGTSVSVQLQSKKAATSIEEVTLVGYGSQKKSDLTGAVSQLKAENFKEGMNISVDNLMQGKIAGVRIVQSSGEPGAGVNVSIRGIGSIRSGSTPLFVVDGVPLNNDAVSAGSPDVGLGSTSPKNPLNFLNTSDIESITVLKDASAAAIYGARGSNGVVLVTTKRGKKGEPMFTYDTYLGFSSVIKKLDLLTADEYRSAGIDKSYDHGGNTDWQDEIYRNAVSSSHSVSFSKATDTGSYFASLSHMDQDGIVLNSSFKRTTARINAEESFLDDKRLKIKVNLTASDIRETGIPNGGTAGSDGQLIIHALMANPTRSVYDENGNYTNFNMNAHYNPLYLLSVYEDKTNTFRVLGNTEATLRILPGLNYKFNLGVDRSLSERNTTMFPNITDRSPKGIYSQANLDSYNVLLEHYLTYDFSLSRNNFSLLGGFSYQKFKATATYLGVRNFLAQGTGIAPEINPGYSGDLFIPQPGTAQENELQSYFGRVNYNFDKKYFLTVSLRADGSTRFGDNNKYAYFPSAAVGWTISKENFLKDNHIINELKLRASWGQTGNQEVQNKITKQSYLLSQSAGYYLYDNLNLINGVTVVRTAFPDLKWETVEQSNIGLDFSLWKNKLYGSLEYYNKSTKDAILFIPSPALSPTPNIWRNSDGIIKNKGFEFSLGSEIIRNENFTWNLDVNGATVNNKITGLPVSEIYSGSVSGPGLSGVTANVYKNGYQAGSFYMYNYLGVDANGKYIYEDVNGDGKIGEPDKKIFEGPIPKFTFGINSYMKYKKLDFAFSFIGQTGGYLVNNTALDLNINNLASDRNVLKNFYDSGASFTNQPQLSSLYLEKSDFIRLNNVRLGYTFDMNQLKFLKSINLYVSAQNLFTITSYTGYDPLVDTNKQVGGNQSLGIDYTTYPSAKTFILGATVKF; from the coding sequence ATGTACCACAAAATTAATTTTTTTAAGTTTAAAAAACTAATTCCGATCGCATTGATCTTCTTGGTGGCAAACCAGGCTCATGCAGAAGAATTTTCGACACACTATTCTGTTTCTTTAAAGGTGAATGAAACGATCACCGGAAATGTAACAGATCAGGACGGTTCTACGGTTGAAGGGGCGAAAGTCACCATCATAGAAACCGGCGCTACAACGACTACTGATGCTTCAGGAAATTTCACTATTTCTGCAAATATCGGACAGACATTATCTATTTCTTACGATGGATATGAAATTCAAAAGACAAAAATTACAGGAACTTCGGTTTCAGTTCAATTGCAATCAAAAAAAGCAGCAACTTCTATTGAAGAGGTGACTTTGGTGGGTTACGGATCTCAGAAAAAATCTGATTTAACAGGAGCTGTAAGCCAATTGAAGGCAGAAAATTTCAAAGAAGGGATGAATATTTCTGTTGATAATCTGATGCAGGGAAAAATCGCCGGAGTTCGTATCGTTCAGTCGAGCGGTGAGCCGGGAGCGGGAGTGAATGTTTCCATCAGAGGTATCGGTTCCATCAGAAGTGGAAGTACGCCTTTATTCGTTGTAGATGGCGTTCCTTTGAATAATGATGCGGTGAGTGCGGGAAGTCCGGATGTTGGTTTGGGAAGTACATCTCCCAAAAATCCATTAAACTTTCTGAATACAAGTGATATCGAATCTATCACTGTTTTGAAAGACGCTTCTGCGGCTGCTATTTATGGAGCAAGAGGTTCAAACGGTGTTGTTTTGGTAACAACAAAAAGAGGAAAAAAAGGAGAGCCTATGTTTACGTACGATACGTATTTAGGTTTTTCTTCTGTGATTAAAAAATTAGATCTGTTAACGGCAGATGAATATAGATCTGCAGGAATTGATAAATCTTACGATCATGGTGGAAATACAGATTGGCAGGATGAAATTTACAGAAATGCAGTTTCATCAAGCCATTCGGTTTCGTTTTCAAAAGCTACAGATACAGGAAGTTATTTTGCATCACTTTCTCATATGGATCAGGACGGTATTGTATTGAACAGCAGTTTTAAAAGAACAACGGCTCGTATCAATGCAGAAGAATCATTTCTTGATGACAAAAGGTTGAAAATTAAAGTAAACCTTACCGCAAGTGACATCAGAGAAACAGGAATTCCAAATGGTGGAACTGCGGGATCTGATGGTCAGTTAATTATCCATGCTTTAATGGCGAATCCTACACGTTCTGTATATGATGAAAATGGAAATTATACCAACTTCAATATGAATGCTCACTACAATCCTTTGTATTTATTGAGTGTTTATGAAGATAAAACCAATACATTCCGAGTGTTAGGAAATACGGAAGCTACATTGAGAATTTTACCGGGACTGAATTATAAATTTAATTTAGGTGTTGACAGAAGCTTATCGGAAAGAAATACAACCATGTTTCCAAACATTACCGACAGAAGCCCGAAAGGAATATATTCTCAGGCAAATCTAGACTCATACAATGTCCTCTTGGAGCATTACTTAACATATGATTTTAGCTTGAGCAGAAATAATTTCAGTTTGCTGGGAGGTTTCTCTTATCAGAAATTTAAAGCTACAGCTACTTATCTTGGGGTAAGAAACTTTCTTGCTCAAGGAACCGGAATTGCTCCGGAAATTAACCCAGGATATTCCGGAGATTTGTTTATCCCGCAACCTGGAACGGCTCAGGAAAATGAATTACAATCCTATTTCGGAAGGGTAAATTATAATTTTGATAAAAAATATTTCTTAACCGTTTCATTAAGAGCCGATGGTTCTACCCGTTTTGGAGATAACAACAAATATGCATATTTCCCTTCAGCTGCTGTGGGTTGGACAATTTCAAAAGAAAATTTCCTGAAAGACAATCATATTATTAATGAATTAAAATTAAGAGCAAGTTGGGGACAGACAGGTAATCAGGAAGTTCAGAACAAAATTACCAAGCAAAGCTATTTACTGTCACAATCTGCGGGATATTATTTATATGATAATTTAAATCTAATCAATGGGGTTACGGTCGTAAGAACGGCATTCCCAGATTTAAAATGGGAAACTGTAGAACAATCAAATATAGGCTTAGATTTCAGTTTATGGAAAAATAAATTATACGGATCATTAGAATATTATAATAAATCAACTAAAGATGCGATTTTATTCATTCCGTCTCCAGCGTTGAGTCCAACACCTAATATATGGAGAAACTCTGATGGAATAATTAAAAATAAAGGTTTTGAATTCTCTTTAGGATCTGAAATTATCAGAAATGAAAACTTTACTTGGAATCTTGATGTTAACGGAGCAACGGTAAATAATAAAATTACAGGTCTTCCTGTTTCGGAAATTTATTCAGGATCAGTATCCGGACCAGGACTTTCGGGAGTTACAGCGAATGTTTATAAAAACGGTTACCAAGCCGGATCTTTTTACATGTACAATTATTTGGGAGTTGATGCGAATGGTAAATACATTTATGAAGATGTAAACGGTGATGGAAAGATTGGCGAACCAGATAAAAAGATTTTCGAGGGACCTATTCCAAAATTCACTTTCGGGATTAATTCTTATATGAAATATAAGAAGCTTGACTTTGCATTCTCTTTCATCGGACAAACAGGAGGTTATTTGGTGAATAATACAGCATTGGATTTAAATATCAATAACTTGGCTTCAGACAGAAACGTTTTGAAAAATTTCTATGATTCAGGAGCAAGTTTTACCAACCAGCCTCAATTATCTTCTTTATATCTTGAAAAATCAGATTTTATCCGCTTGAACAATGTAAGATTAGGATATACTTTCGATATGAATCAGCTTAAATTCTTAAAGAGCATCAATCTTTACGTAAGTGCACAGAATTTATTCACAATTACCAGTTATACAGGGTATGATCCGCTTGTTGACACCAACAAACAAGTTGGAGGTAACCAGTCTTTGGGAATTGATTACACGACATATCCGTCTGCGAAAACTTTCATTTTGGGAGCAACTGTTAAATTTTAA
- a CDS encoding phosphatidylinositol-specific phospholipase C1-like protein, translating into MKKAVFLGLYLSSLNLLWAQSQNLNNLKINEIQIIGSHNSYKKAILPEVYSYLSKKDTLNFLPRIQYEHIPIPQQLDLGLRNLEIDVYADSKGGKYAHPKILDLVKTTQPFDPEGKMKNPGYKMIHITDIDYQTWYYTLEDCLKDLKKWSDAHPDHDPVFITLEPKDGTANKFGTEPEHYTSKLFDDLDNELKKYLGKNKIISPDDIRGSYKTLNEAVLHKNWPKVKDAKGKFLFVLDNNSENRDLYMKDHPSLKGRMVFTNSSPGTPESAVLLMNDPGPKITDLVKQGYIIRTRADADTMEARKEDYSRFEKAKESGAQVITTDYYQPSKLFKSNYKISFDNNTYERKNPVSGK; encoded by the coding sequence ATGAAAAAGGCAGTTTTTTTAGGTTTGTATTTGTCTTCATTAAACCTACTTTGGGCACAGTCTCAAAATTTAAATAATTTAAAGATCAATGAAATTCAGATAATCGGTTCTCATAACTCATATAAAAAAGCGATTCTTCCTGAGGTGTACAGTTATTTATCTAAAAAAGATACGTTGAACTTTCTTCCGAGAATTCAGTATGAACACATTCCGATACCTCAGCAATTGGATTTGGGATTGAGAAACCTTGAAATTGATGTGTACGCAGACAGCAAAGGCGGAAAATATGCGCATCCGAAAATTTTGGATTTGGTAAAAACAACTCAGCCTTTCGATCCTGAGGGAAAAATGAAAAACCCAGGTTATAAAATGATTCATATTACGGATATTGATTACCAAACATGGTATTATACACTGGAAGATTGCCTGAAAGACTTAAAAAAATGGTCTGATGCACATCCTGATCACGACCCCGTTTTCATTACACTTGAGCCGAAAGATGGAACAGCCAATAAATTCGGAACAGAACCTGAACATTATACTTCAAAACTTTTTGACGATCTAGATAATGAACTGAAAAAATATTTAGGTAAAAATAAAATTATCTCTCCCGACGACATTCGTGGATCTTATAAAACATTGAATGAAGCTGTTTTACATAAAAACTGGCCAAAAGTGAAAGATGCCAAAGGGAAATTCTTATTTGTATTGGACAACAACAGCGAAAACAGAGATCTGTATATGAAAGATCATCCGTCTTTGAAAGGGAGAATGGTTTTCACAAATTCAAGTCCGGGAACCCCTGAATCTGCTGTTTTATTGATGAATGATCCAGGTCCGAAAATCACTGATTTGGTAAAACAAGGCTACATTATCCGAACAAGAGCCGATGCCGATACAATGGAAGCGAGAAAAGAAGATTATTCAAGATTTGAAAAGGCAAAGGAAAGCGGAGCGCAGGTTATTACAACCGATTATTATCAGCCAAGTAAGCTTTTTAAGTCAAACTATAAAATTAGTTTTGACAACAATACTTACGAAAGAAAAAATCCCGTTAGCGGAAAATAG
- a CDS encoding metallophosphoesterase: MNKGIFSFLLFTFTIFSAQQKPVQIAFLSDVHFQDLYGSFSDTDFKGIINPKTGKPTILRTMDSQLHSTRIFNENYLAFLKALDDIAAKGIKIVAMPGDFSDDGQAYNLRGLHKILNQYHQKYGINFYLTTGNHDPVGPFRQEAGKDDFLGQDGNPLGIYSKENLGKTTHKIITKDIAESGYLEILDELKDFGFYPKKENLFWSTPFDSGSFKNYSYEKTLRNADYSKRMYEVSKGFSVPDLSYVVEPVKGIWMIAIDGNTYIPKNLNENPDNASNYKGASIGYNNVLTNKKHLIKWVEKIMQEAKINGKTVIAFTHYPMIDFNDGATNEIKDLLSEKKWQLERVPDEDVAKTFADVGLQIHFAGHMHINDTGIRKIGGKMLVNIQVPSLAAYLPAYKILTINSPDTMEVQTEVLNDVPNFDELFPLYEKEYDALQKDQGKILWNKDILQSKSYHDFMLFHLKELVRLRMIPDDWPKDFVDKVKKVNGEDLLLFIQNRNQLKQQGINVENFRKWNFEDLLLDLYKFQSADELAKKDIPTERLKQYQTLEKLFKENQSQDPFILKLKSVFKILSLLSNGDPADHFEIDLKKLVIRRL; encoded by the coding sequence ATGAATAAAGGAATATTCTCATTTTTACTTTTTACGTTCACTATTTTTTCGGCTCAACAAAAACCTGTGCAGATTGCGTTTCTTTCTGATGTACATTTTCAGGATTTGTACGGGAGTTTTTCGGATACCGATTTTAAAGGAATCATCAATCCCAAAACTGGAAAGCCAACGATTCTGAGAACGATGGATTCTCAACTGCATTCCACCAGAATTTTCAATGAAAATTATTTGGCCTTTCTGAAAGCTTTAGATGATATTGCTGCAAAAGGAATTAAAATTGTCGCCATGCCCGGAGATTTTTCGGATGATGGCCAAGCCTATAATCTGCGGGGATTGCATAAGATTTTAAACCAATATCACCAGAAGTACGGAATCAATTTTTATTTAACAACAGGAAATCATGATCCGGTGGGTCCGTTTCGTCAGGAAGCGGGAAAAGATGATTTCCTCGGACAAGACGGAAATCCACTGGGAATTTACAGCAAAGAAAATCTTGGAAAAACAACCCATAAAATCATTACAAAAGACATCGCAGAATCGGGATATCTGGAAATTTTGGACGAACTAAAAGACTTTGGCTTTTATCCTAAAAAAGAAAATCTGTTTTGGAGTACGCCTTTTGATTCGGGTTCATTTAAAAATTATTCTTACGAAAAAACCTTACGGAATGCCGATTATTCCAAAAGAATGTATGAGGTTTCAAAAGGTTTTTCTGTCCCTGATCTTAGTTATGTTGTTGAACCCGTGAAAGGAATTTGGATGATTGCCATCGACGGAAATACATATATTCCAAAAAATCTTAATGAAAATCCGGATAATGCTTCAAATTATAAAGGCGCAAGCATCGGGTACAACAATGTTCTGACAAATAAAAAACACCTGATCAAGTGGGTGGAAAAAATTATGCAGGAAGCAAAAATTAACGGAAAAACAGTCATTGCATTTACACATTATCCGATGATTGATTTTAATGACGGAGCGACCAACGAGATTAAAGATTTATTAAGTGAAAAGAAATGGCAGTTAGAAAGAGTTCCGGATGAAGATGTGGCAAAAACTTTTGCCGATGTAGGTTTGCAGATTCATTTTGCGGGGCATATGCACATCAACGATACAGGAATTCGAAAAATTGGAGGCAAAATGTTGGTGAATATTCAGGTTCCTTCATTGGCTGCATATCTTCCGGCATATAAAATTTTGACCATTAATTCACCCGATACAATGGAAGTACAAACGGAAGTGTTAAATGATGTTCCCAATTTTGACGAATTATTTCCATTATATGAAAAGGAATATGACGCTTTACAAAAAGATCAAGGTAAAATTCTTTGGAATAAAGATATTTTACAGTCGAAATCGTATCATGATTTTATGTTGTTTCACTTAAAAGAATTGGTTCGTTTGCGGATGATTCCTGATGATTGGCCGAAAGATTTCGTTGATAAAGTAAAAAAAGTAAATGGTGAAGATTTGTTGTTGTTTATTCAGAATAGAAATCAGTTAAAACAACAAGGAATTAATGTAGAGAACTTCAGAAAATGGAATTTTGAAGATTTACTTTTAGATTTATATAAATTCCAATCTGCCGACGAACTGGCAAAAAAAGATATTCCCACAGAAAGGTTGAAGCAATATCAAACGCTGGAAAAGTTGTTTAAGGAAAATCAATCACAAGATCCTTTTATATTGAAACTAAAATCTGTTTTTAAGATACTTTCTCTACTTTCAAATGGAGATCCCGCTGATCATTTTGAAATAGATCTGAAAAAACTGGTGATAAGAAGATTGTAA
- a CDS encoding tetratricopeptide repeat-containing sensor histidine kinase, producing MKNVLFSIILISILYCSKKGNIKQDNVAKNIYHKKAEKFRDDIKDLDSAFYYYYIAKENYIKNNDSIKAAESLINMAFIQTTKGDFYGSIETSLIANKFLNDEKNSIVKRDLATSYNNMGIASGFLYNHNDAIQFYKKAAEFTLNKEDTFTCFNNIADAYLHKKDTILARKYLNLAIKTKNSKNYARVINNLGKLKLLENPHNNPLPEFYKALKIRLDSKDIEGLNSSYSTLSDYFKYREKNKSLSFAKKMLETATMVENPEDQMQALQKLIELDPSHYLNYFKKFQSLNDSLIVSRGKAKNQFAVIRYDVDQKNTENQNLKLQDTENKINILYRNVVLIILSLLLIVAFFWYKKRKKRLQQEKELEVKNTQLKMSKKVHDVVANGLYHMMIDVQNNPEMDKTRILNDIEKMYEESRDISHENIAEEDFASRFINMITSYSSDEQKVLPVGYKESIWENISHTTQLELYYILREILVNMKKHSQAKLASVKFEKNENVLKIKYTDNGTGINNLAEQKGTGIHNTENRIGTIGGDITFEKNPKGGLIIQITIPIQSKYV from the coding sequence ATGAAAAACGTACTCTTTTCAATAATATTAATATCTATACTATATTGTTCAAAAAAAGGCAATATAAAACAAGATAATGTTGCAAAAAACATTTATCATAAAAAAGCCGAAAAATTTAGAGATGATATTAAAGATCTCGATTCCGCATTTTATTACTATTACATTGCTAAAGAAAATTACATTAAAAATAATGATTCTATTAAAGCCGCAGAATCGTTAATTAATATGGCTTTTATACAAACCACAAAAGGTGATTTCTATGGTAGCATTGAAACTTCTTTGATTGCAAATAAATTTTTGAATGATGAAAAAAACTCGATAGTCAAAAGAGACTTAGCTACAAGCTATAACAATATGGGTATTGCATCTGGGTTTTTATATAATCATAATGATGCCATTCAATTTTATAAAAAAGCAGCTGAATTTACATTAAATAAGGAAGATACTTTCACTTGTTTCAATAATATCGCGGATGCTTATTTACATAAAAAAGATACTATACTTGCGAGAAAATATTTAAACTTAGCTATTAAAACTAAAAATAGTAAAAACTATGCTCGTGTTATAAATAATTTAGGAAAACTAAAATTACTCGAAAATCCGCATAATAACCCCCTTCCTGAATTTTACAAAGCTTTGAAAATTAGACTTGATTCAAAAGATATAGAAGGACTAAATTCAAGTTATTCGACTTTGTCTGACTATTTTAAATATAGGGAGAAAAACAAATCATTATCATTTGCAAAAAAAATGTTAGAAACCGCAACAATGGTCGAAAACCCCGAAGACCAAATGCAGGCATTACAAAAACTTATTGAGCTAGATCCTAGCCATTATTTAAATTATTTTAAAAAATTCCAATCTCTTAACGATAGTCTTATTGTTTCTAGAGGAAAAGCTAAAAACCAATTTGCAGTAATTAGATACGATGTAGATCAAAAAAACACTGAAAATCAAAATCTAAAACTTCAAGACACTGAAAATAAAATTAATATTTTATATCGAAATGTCGTTTTAATAATCTTATCATTACTATTAATTGTTGCCTTCTTCTGGTACAAAAAAAGAAAAAAGCGCCTTCAACAAGAAAAAGAACTCGAAGTAAAAAACACCCAACTCAAAATGTCGAAAAAAGTTCATGATGTGGTTGCTAATGGATTGTATCACATGATGATTGATGTTCAGAACAATCCTGAAATGGACAAAACGAGAATTCTTAATGACATTGAAAAAATGTATGAGGAATCCCGAGATATTTCTCATGAGAATATTGCAGAGGAAGATTTTGCATCACGTTTTATCAATATGATTACTTCTTACTCTTCCGACGAGCAAAAAGTTTTACCAGTAGGATATAAAGAAAGTATTTGGGAAAATATTTCACATACCACACAACTTGAGCTTTATTATATTTTGAGGGAAATTCTTGTGAATATGAAGAAACACAGTCAGGCAAAATTAGCATCTGTGAAATTTGAAAAAAATGAAAATGTTTTAAAAATAAAATACACGGACAATGGCACCGGAATTAATAATTTAGCCGAACAAAAAGGAACAGGTATACATAATACGGAAAACCGTATTGGGACTATTGGAGGAGATATTACTTTTGAAAAAAATCCTAAAGGTGGATTAATCATTCAAATAACCATTCCAATACAATCAAAATATGTTTAA
- a CDS encoding response regulator produces MFKKVLIAEDHEVRNLGVVNTLTELQIQNFDFVNYCDEALQKIRTNVITNVPYDLLITDLSFDKDHIEQKINSGQKLIEEIKKIQPNLKIIAFSIEKKPKIIDDLFKIHNINGFVSKGRNDGKDLRNTIRKVFEGDIVIPQEILNSIRNTSFEFTEYDVTLIELLAKGWKQNEIEKFFKENKITPDSKSAIEKRLNDLRFELGAKNNIELIVICKDIGII; encoded by the coding sequence ATGTTTAAAAAAGTCCTGATAGCCGAAGATCACGAAGTCAGAAATTTAGGAGTCGTGAATACCCTTACCGAATTACAAATTCAGAATTTTGATTTTGTGAATTATTGTGATGAAGCATTACAAAAAATAAGAACCAACGTTATAACCAACGTTCCTTATGATTTATTAATTACAGATTTATCATTTGACAAAGACCATATAGAGCAAAAAATAAATTCCGGGCAAAAATTGATCGAAGAGATCAAGAAAATTCAGCCGAATCTGAAAATTATAGCTTTCTCTATAGAAAAGAAGCCCAAAATCATTGATGATCTTTTTAAAATACACAATATTAATGGTTTTGTAAGCAAAGGGAGAAATGACGGTAAGGATCTCAGAAATACAATCAGAAAAGTTTTTGAAGGTGACATCGTCATTCCACAAGAAATTTTAAACTCAATCCGTAATACTTCTTTTGAGTTTACAGAATATGATGTTACCCTTATTGAGCTCCTTGCCAAAGGGTGGAAACAAAACGAAATTGAAAAATTCTTCAAAGAAAATAAAATAACTCCGGATAGCAAAAGCGCCATAGAAAAAAGATTAAATGATCTTCGTTTTGAGTTGGGTGCCAAAAACAATATTGAATTGATTGTTATCTGTAAAGATATCGGCATTATATAA